Part of the Flavobacterium sp. KS-LB2 genome is shown below.
CCTTTTTTAAAGCTATTTGTTTGATGCAGTTGCAAAAGCGACGAACTTCATTCATATCAGACAAAATTAATCCTGGAACCAGCATACTATTGCCATCTTTGTCCTTGGCAACCATCGTAAAATAGGAAGAATTACAATGTTTTATTTTTCCAGTTTGAATATTTTCGGCTTCTACTCGAATCCCAATAATCATGGAGCTATTGCCCACATAATTCACACAGGCTTTCATAGTTACTAGTTCGCCTACTTCAATTGGTTTGAGGAAATTTACCGTATCGACAGATGCAGTTACACAATAATTTCCTGAAAATTTAGAGGCACAGGCAAAAGCAATCTGATCTAATAAGGACAAAATATATCCACCATGTATCTTACCGCTAAAATTAGTGTGTGACGGCAACATCAATTCCGATATTTTGATGTCAGAGGAAGCTACGGTTTTAAAAGTACGATTCATTTATTTTATTTTAAAAGGAGAATTCACTTTTTTGACTTCTGTAATAAAATAGCGAGTATCACCCCACCATGGAAATGTTCTGTACCGTTCTACATAATTTACCTGAACATATTGCCCTTCTAGCTCTTGTAAGTCGGCAATTACTTTTTCCTCACTATCCATCACAGAAAAAGTAAAAATTTGTGCTCCTGAAATTCCTTGGCTTATTTCGCCTTCCCAAGTTTTGAATGCAACTCCTTTGCGACTTACTTTTATCAATTCGCCTGAGCGTACCCCTTCGCTATACGTCGCTGTGTATAAAAAAGTAAAATAACCAGCAACTGATACTACTAGTACTAACGCCATTATCATTAAAAATTTTCTCATTTTGAATTTAGTTTAAAAGTTGATTTTCATCTTTTTCTGCTCTGTTTATGATGCTTTCTGGAAGCGCTTTTTTGGCTTTAGCTCCCATCTTTTTCAATTTCTCCACACTCACGATCAGATTTCCTTTTCCTTCTACTAGTTTGTTCATGGCGCCACTGTATTCTGTTTTGCTTTCGTCTATCTTCTTTCCGATTTTGATTAGATCAGCTACAAAACCCTCAAATTTATCGTATAAAGCTCCCGCTTGTCTTGCAATTTCGAGTGCATTTTCCTGTTGTTTTTGGTTGGTCCACATACTGTCAATAGTTCGCAACGTAGCTAATAAAGTGGCAGGCGTAACAATGACAATGTTTTTTTCGAAGGCCTTATTGTATAATGTGGTATCCTCATTAAGCGCCATGGCAAAAGCCGGTTCGATAGGGATGAATAGCAGCACAAAATCAGGGCTTTCTATTTGATATAAATCTTGGTAATTTTTATTGCCTAACTGCTCTACGTGGCGCTTTATGGAATTGACGTGTTCTTTTAAAAATCCAACTTTTACATCGTCATCTTCTTCATTGATGTACTTTTCATAAGCGGTCAAAGAAACTTTAGAATCGACAATCATCTTTTTACCATCCGGTAAATTGATGACAACGTCAGGGAAAACGCGATTTCCGTCTTCGGTAGTAAAGGCTTGTTGCACTTCATATTCACGCCCTTTTTCCAAACCTGATTTTTCAAGAACACGTTCTAAAACTAATTCGCCCCAATTTCCCTGCATCTTGCTGTCGCCTTTTAAAGCTTTGGTTAGGTTGATGGTTTCCTTGCTCATTTGAATATTCATTTCTCGTAAGCCTAGAATTTGTTGGCGCAAAGCCGCATGATAATCAATACTTTCTTTATGAGTGTCCTCGACTTTCTTTTCGAACAATTGAATTTTATCCTGTAAAGGCGACAAGATGTTTTTCATATTTTCTTTGTTCTGTTCTGTGAATTTATTGGACTTTTCGTCTAATATTTTGTTGGCGAGATTCTCAAATTCTTTGGTGAATTTTTCTTGCAGTTTCTCGACTTCTTCTTTTTGTTCTTTGTTGCGTTCCCAAAGATTCTCAAAATCTACTTCTTTTTTTGAAAGCTGAATGGCTAAACTGTCTTTTTCGTTCCTAATGCTTTCTTTTTCAGTATTGGTGGTTTCTAATTGTTTTTCAAAAGCTACTTTGTCACTAGTAATTTGCTCTTTTAGTTGGTTGAATTGGGAAGTAAAAGCAATTAGTTTTTCTTCTAAACTGATTTTTTCCGATTGGAATCGGGCGGAGAAAATGAGTTTGCCAATAAAAATACCAATAGCGAGAGCAACGATGAAAATCAATAAAAACGGAAGCATATTTGACATAAAATTTCTTTTTGTAAGTTTGTAAAAATAAACAAAAGTTTCCTTCCTTCCTTTCGGAAATCAAAATAGTATCTCAAGTTTTAGCATTCATGGATTTGTAAATGTAGTTGGCAATTAATTTTTATACTTTAAAAAATATGCAGGATAAATCTTTAAAATTGAATTCTCGTTTTTTTGCAATTATTGCTATTGTCGGTTGGTTTGCGGTTGTATTACAATTGTACCTTATCATTATCAATCGGGTGGTGTCACTTTCGGAAACGATTGTTCGGTTTTTTAGTTTTTTCACGATTCAATCTAATATTTTAGTGGCAGTTTGTTTTACTTTTCTTTGGCTGAAGCCAAAATCCAAATGGGGATTGTTTTTTTCGAAACCTAAAAACACAACAGCAATTACGTTATACATCACCATTGTTGGAATTGTTTACAATGCAATTCTTCGTTTTTTATGGGCTCCAACGGGTCTGCAAAAAGTAGCAGATGAGTTATTGCATTCGGTCATTCCAATATTGGTTTTACTATATTGGATTCTATTTGTCCCTAAGAAAACATTGGAATTCAAAAACATCTTTCCGTGGTTGATCTTCCCTGCAGTGTATTTGGTTTACACGTTAGTTCGGGGCGCTTTTTTTAGTTTTTATCCCTATCCATTTATAGATGTGATACTTTTGGGTTATGAAAAAGTATTGATTAACAGTTTTTTTATGCTATTGGCTTTTCTTTTTTTTGGAACGTTATTCATTGGAATTGGGAAATTAAGAAGTAATACTTTAGAATAGAAAATTAAAAAGACCAATAGGAATTAGATTCGTATTGGCCTTTTTGCACTAAATCAATTATTATTCATCCAGTTTTATATTCCCTCGGTCTTCCTTATTATCTGGATGGGAATTTGGATAACGGTTAGCAGTAATGTCCGAGTTATGATCTTTATTTTCGACCATTTTTTTAGCTTGTTCTTCAGAAACATTTGCAATATCAGAGCTTAAATTTATAGGAGTACTATCCTCATTCTGTTCAAGAGTTCCGTCTATATTCCTTGCTCTTTGGACAATTTTTTGATTTCCATGACTATCAGTTTCTACTTCTGATTTTAAATGGGATACTTCAGGATTCGTATTTTGGGCTAGATTCTGACCGCTTAATCCTTCGTTTATATTTTGCTTATTATTTGTTTTTTTTGAACCTAAATCGTTGCTTTCCATGCTCTTTAATTTTAACGCTAATACTGTTAGCTTCTATAAGATTACGTCTTTTAAACAAAGGAATTCAATCATTTAACATAGCTTTTGGTTTACACCAATAAATGTATGGCGACACTATTTTAAATCCAGCGAAAACAAAACTATCTTTGCACACACAATTAATACACTAAAATGTCTCATTCTCATTTCATCATTCATAAGCCTTACGGGTATCTGAGTCAGTTTATTTACGAATTAAAAAGAAAAAAGAAACTGCTGGGTGAATTGCACGGTTTCCCAAAAGGAACTATGGCAATTGGTCGTCTTGACGAAGATTCAGAAGGGTTATTGCTATTAACTACGGATGGAATGATGAGCGAAATCATCCGTAGTAAAAAAGTAGATAAGGAATATTATGTACAAGTTGACGGAATCATTGATCAAGAAGCCATTGAGCAATTGCAAAAAGGAGTTGAAATAGGTTTCAATGGCACGAAATACATCACTAAACCGTGTAGAGCGTTTTTGATAAATGAAATTCCCGCTTTTGGCGCAAGAGGAAAAAAAATACGGGATGAACGTCATGGTCCTACGTCTTGGGCTTCGATAACGGTAAATGAAGGGAAGTTTCGCCAAGTCCGAAAAATGACTGCCGCTGTTGGTTTTCCTACGTTACGATTGGTTCGCGTTCGAATAGGAAACGTACATCTTAATGATTTGCAGGCTGGAGAAGTTTTGGAAGTATCTGATTTTGCAGTCGATTCGAATGAAAAATAACAATAAAAAATAACAATAATTACAATGTTAAACATCGTTTTAGTAGAACCCGAAATACCAAATAACACCGGAAATATTGGCCGATTGTGCGTAGGCACTGAAAGCCGTTTGCATTTAATTCATCCTTTTGGTTTTGTGATCAATGATAAAAATCTAAAACGTTCTGGTTTGGATTATTGGGTGCATCTTGACGTGACCGAATATCAAAATGTAGCCGAATGGAAAGCGCAGATTCCAGATTTATCTCGAGTTTTCCTGATGAGTTCTCATGCTTCAAAATCCTATTTAGAAACTGATTTCCAAGATGGTGATTGGTTAGTTTTTGGCAAAGAAAGCAAAGGCTTGAGCCAAGAGGTACTAAATTTATTCGCCAATGAAAATCAACTTAAAATCCCCATGTCAGCCTTAATTCGCAGTTTTAATATTGCTAATTCTGTTGCTTTTGTTGTGGGCGAGGCGAGAAGGCAGATTGGATTGAAGATTTTTTGATTAACGATTCTTGATTTCAGATTTTGCGGGAACAAGATATAAGTTTTTAAACTCAGTGAACTTCTTGCCTTCTTAGAGTCTTTGTGGTTAAGTTATTACAAACTTTCCTTTTTCAGCATCAAAAACAATATGTTCGTCTTTGAACAAGGTGTTGAAACTACCTTTTGCAATGAAATTACAAGGCTCATCTTGCAAGACGGTTTCAGGCGTCATGATAATCATTTCGTCAGTCAATTGTATCGCCATATCGATATCATGGGTAGAAAATAAAATGCATTTACCGGTTTCATGAGCGAGTTTTTTCAAAAGTTTGAATAAAGCTACCTTATGTAATAAATCCAAATGGGTAGTGGGTTCGTCCAAAATTATTAATGGAGTATCCTGTGCCAAAGCTCGTGCAATCAATACTTTTTGCAATTGCCCGTCACTAATCTCATAATGTTTTTTGGTGGCTAAATGACTGATTTGTGTCAGTTCCATAGCTTCACTGATTTTTACAATGTCAATATCAGATAAAGTTCCCATCCAATTGGTGTAGGGCTGTCTTCCTAAAGCAATGAGTTCAAAAACGGTTAAATTACTCGGGGGTAATTTTTCGGTTAAAACGATACTTAGGTTTTGGGCCAAGTCCAAAGGTTCATAATCAGTGATTTTCTTTTCATTCAAGAAAACTGCACCCAAAAGCGGTTTCTGGATTCCAGTTATCGTCTTTAAAAGTGTTGATTTTCCAATGCCATTGGCTCCAATTAAAGCAATCAGTTTTCCTTTTTTTAAAGCAATAGAAATATCCGAAGCCACTACGATTTTCTCTTTTTTATGAGAATAACCGATGCTGATTTGAGACGCTTGTAAGATGATTTTGTTTTCCATTAGGCAATCATTTTTTGTTTTCTAACCAATAACCAAATGACAACTGGAGCGCCAATTATTGAAGTTACGGCATTGATTGGTAACATAATTTCTAACGCGGGTAATTCTGAAATCACATCACAAAAAAGCAGTATCGAGGCTCCTAAAAGTAACGTACTCCAATACAAAATAGAATGGTTGCTGGTTTGAAAGATCAATTTAGCAATATGTGGCACGGCCAATCCTATAAAGGCGATAGGACCAGCATAAGCCGTTATACTTCCCGCTAAAATACTCGTTGCAAAAATGATAATTAACCGTGTTTTTTTGAAATTTAAACCTAAACTGCGAGCGTAATTCTCACCCAACAGTAATGCATTTAGGGGCTTGATGCTAAATAAACTTAATAATAAACCGATGCCTACACAAATCGTTAGAATTGATACAGAAGACCACGACAAATTGCCTAAGTTTCCCATGGACCAAAATGTGAATTTTTGCAATTGTTCCGCCGAACTAAAGTACGTAAGAACGCCAACTATTGCACTCGTGAAACTACCAAACATTAATCCCACAATTAAGATGGCCATGGTATCGCGCAACCGTTGTGAAACAACCAAAACTGCAAGTAATACGACTGAACTCCCAATAGTTGATGCTAAAACAACTCCATACGATGACAACAAAATAGTACTCAAAAAAGGAGGAAGTAAACTTGCTCCTAAAATTACAAAAGCGACACCTAAACTAGCACCAGAACTCAATCCTAAAACATAAGGTCCTGCCAATGGATTACGAAACAAAGTTTGCATCAGCAAGCCACTTATAGATAATCCCATTCCAACAAGAATTGCAGTAATGGCTTTGGGTAAACGATAATTGATGATGATGTATTCCCAAGTAGATTTACTCGCTTGACCACCAGTTAAACTAGTATAGATTTCTTTAAAAGGAATGGAAATAGAGCCAAAACTAATGTTTACAAAAAACAAAAGAATAAGCCCTAAAGTAAGCAATATAAATAGAATCGTATTTCGTTTTTGATTGTTCAATTGTCGTCTATTTGTACTATTATATTTAATTTAGTTTTTGTGCAAAAGTAAAAGTATAATTTGGAAGCAGTTCCGGATGGAAGATTTTAATGCAATCTTTCAAGACTAAATCCGGTCTGCTTGGTGCTAATTCATAATAGATGGTTCCTCCAGTAGCACCTAATTTACTTTCAAAAGTATACACATTATTAGATTTTAAAGCATCAAATTGATTGTAATGCGGATTGCTGTTTTTTAACTCGGTTATACTTTTAAAAGATCCCGTTGCAATCCAATATTTCGCTGTTTTTGCTTTCTCTAATATTTTTTCAAATGGTAAGCTAAGGCTTCCTGTACCTTCGACGTTTGCCCATAAATAATTTGCTTTGGCATCCTTCATAAATTGGGCTACCCAGCTATTTCCTCTTGCCACATACCACTGATCTCCATACATGGATCCGTATAAAACAGTTGCAGTTGGTTTTTGAGCTGCCACTAATTGTATACCATCATTGTAATTTTTTACGATTTCATCAAAAAGTGTTTTGGCTTCCTTTTGTTTTCCAAATAAAGCACCGTAAAGCTTAATCCATTCGGCTTTTCCTAGTGGTGTTTGTTCCATCCAGTCTGCTTGAATAAGCACTTTAAGGCCGCTTTTTTGTAAATTATCAATCATCGGATTGTTGTTGTCAATTCCAAAAGTTACAATTAAATCAGGGGCCAATTCAATGAGTTGTTCCATGTTTAATTTCTCATTTTGTCCGATGTTTTTAACACGACCGGCATCAATTCGTTTTCTGGTTTTTTCGGAAGAAACATAATCGGTGTGCGGAAAGCCCACAAGTGATTTTTCAACTCTCAGCATTTCCAAAAAAGGAATATTAGTTGTCGAGGTAACCACAATCGATTGCAAAGGAACTTGAATTGTGGGATATTTTTGTAAGCTGTCAGGAATGCTGCCGTTTTTTTCTTTTAAGATGTAAGTGAAGTTTTTATTGGCTTCAGGCCAAGGATTTGAAACCTTTACAACGGAATAGCCTTCGAAAGTATTGATAGAAAGTCCCGAAGCATATTTGATTGTGTTTTCTGAATTAGTACTTCCTTTTAGGTCTAGGTTTTCACTTTTTTTACATCCAACGATAGTGGCAAGCGAGAAAACAAAAAGGATTAATTTAAAGAAGAATTTCATGATTTAATTTTATTATAGCAACAAAGGTATATCAAAATTATACAATTTCTTGTTTATTTTTGGCAGTAAAAAATTGAACAAGTTTGCTATTGGGTACTAATACTGCGAATGTTGAACTTCTTTTTATTTACTAGCCGTTTGTATAATTTCAATTTTATTATGTTGTGATAAGGAACATAGTGAAGCTTTGTTTATTGTTTAATTTTTTTTAATTCTAAAATACGGTTCAGAAAACTGCAGATTTTTAAGGTTCTCAAATTCCTTAATGATAAAATTAAGAATTGTTTAGGTTATAAACTTATTAAAATTTTATCTTTGCTGCCGTATTGAGGTTGTGGTTTAATTTTTTTTAGATCGCATTAAAAGGGAATCAGGTGAAAGATTTCAGATTTTAGGTTTCAGATTTTAGGTTTAAATCCTAAATCAAGAATCCTAAATCTTAAATTAAGAGTCCTGGGCTGTACCCGCAACTGTAAGCTATCCAGCTTGTTGTTATCTACAAAACCACTGTTTGTAATTGTAGATTTTAGAATGTAGGTTTTAGATTATATATCTAAAGTCTTAAATCCTAAATCTAAAGTTTGAATGGGAAGGTAAACAACAAGACGCAAGCCAGGAGACCTGCCTATTACATCGAGTATCAAACTTTCGGGAAAAAAGGTTTGGGTATGGGTCATTCTGTGCTTTTCTCCCAATTTTAGTAATGGAGCAGTATCAAAAAAAAGAACTGCTGCAAAATGTTTAATTAAATGAACAAAAAAATCGTTCGTATTAGTGCGTTGTGCGTGCTAATAACAAGCTGTGCATTTGCGCAACAAAGTGAAGCTATTTCTTCACAAGATGAATTGAAAGAAGTAGTAGTCTCTGACTCTAAATTTGCTCTGGCAAAGGAAAAATCAGGAAAAGTAATCACTAAAATTACCGCTCAGGATTTAAAAAATAAAGCGGGACAAAACCTTGCGAACATCTTAAGTGCTGTAGCTGGTTTAGAAATTAACGGTAACCAAAGTGCCGCAGGTAAAAATTTAGGATACTACATTCGCGGTGGAAAAAACAACCAAGTATTGATTCTTATTGATGGGATTCCTGTAAATGATGCCTCAGGAATAAGTTTTGAGTATGATTTGCGTTTGCTTCCTATTGATCAGGTAGAGAGTATCGAAATCATGAAAGGAGCAGCAAGTACCCTTTATGGATCTGGTGCTGCAACAGGTGTGATCAGCATCACATTAAAAAAATCAGGCAAAAAAGCCATTCAAGGAAATGCGTATGTAAATGTAGGAACAAATAATACAGCAACTTCAGATAAAACAAGTGCACAAAGTTATAATCAAGGTTTTTCAGTAAATGGAAAGGGGAATAAAGTCAATTATTTTGCCTCTTTGAGTAGTACTGAAATTATGGGAATGTCACAAATTGCTCCGCTAACTCCAACAGATAAATATGAAGAAGATGACTTCTCTCGAATCAATTATTTAGCGAAAGTAGGATACCTTGTTTCAGATAAATTAAAATTGGATTTTTTTGGTAATTATGATAAAGTTAGTACTGATTATGATGCTTCTTTTGATAATACGGGTTTTAATGATACGGATTTGAATACCACAATGTCAGAACAATTTCGTTTTGGTTTTCTTCCAAAATACAAATATGCAAAAGGAGAATTCAACTTGAATTCTAGTTTTAATAAAATTGTACGAACGTATAATGATTTTGATTTTTACTCAAACAAACCAGGATTTTCACAGTATGAATCACGAAGCGTCAATCTTGACGGGTTTAACAAGTATGAAGTTACGGAGCGTTTCTTTTTTGTGGCAGGAACACACTATCAGTTTCATGATATGAATAGTGTGACACCGTATGGTGGGATTTTGAAAGAAGCTACTAAATTTAATATGATTGACCCTTATATTACAGGCGTTTTTACATCGGATTTAGGATTGAATTTGAATGCTGGCGCACGATTGAATATTCATAGTCAATATGGAAATCAGTTGGTTTACAATCTAAATCCATCATTCGACTTTCAGACTATTCCTTTGAAGATCTTAGCTTCTTACAGCACTGCCTTTGTGACGCCAAGTTTGTACCAATTGTACTCTGAATATGGAAATGCAGATTTGACACCAGAGAAAAACAGAACTATAGAAGTGGGTTTTGAAACACAATTTTTAGACAAAAAACTCAAGCTAAATACAGTTGCTTTCCATCGCGAACAAACTAATTTTATTGGTTTCTATTTTGATCCAGTAACATTTGATTCCAACTACATTAATATCGATGGATTAAGTAAAGCTAAAGGTGTTGAGACAGAAATCTCTTTTGCCCTGAGCGCTAATATCAATTGGAATTCTAATTATACTTTCACGCAAGTAGACAGTGCCTTAGACCGCTTGATTCCGAAACATAAAGTTAATTCTGCTTTGGGTTTTCAAATAAATAGCCGCTTGTTCTGGGGAGTTGATTACCAGTATGTGGCTAACAGAAATGATGCTTTTTATGATGGAAATACTTTTGCTACAAAAAAGATTGTTTTAGGCTCCTATCAGTTAGTTAACACTTCGGTTCGTTATGAATTGGTGAAAAATAGATTGTCTATTTTTGGAGCAGTGAGTAATATTTTGAACGCTGATTTTGTAGAGAATGTGGGTTATAATACTTTGGGCAGAAATTTCAAATTAGGTTTAAATTTCATACTCTAAAATTTTAAATAAGAAGGTTATTTGTAATTTGGAAACGAAAAGAGAGACAATCAGCGGTGAAAGTCTCTCTTTTTTATATGCAATAGTTTTATTTTAATTCTGAAACAAACGAGATAATCGTAGCTGCAATTTTATCTTGTTCTTTATCATTCATTAAGTAGGCTCTGTCAGATAAATTAGAAAGATAGCCTAATTCAACAACGATAGCCGGTGCAGTTGATTTTTTTAAAATAAAAAAAGGAGCTTTCTTTACTTCAGATGATGGTACGGTGTTGTTCTGCATAAATTTAGTACGAAGGGCATTAGCAATTAAAACGGATTTTTCGCTAACCACAGATTCATTGGCAACGTAAAACTCCATTCCAGATTTAGCTACATTCGCACTTTGGTTCACGTGCAAAGACAAAACCAAGTCTGGTTTGATGGTATTAATAATAGCAGCACGATCTGATAAGGAGAGGTATTTATCTTCATTTCTCGTTAGATGAATCACTACATTTTCATTTTTATTCAAGAATTTTATTTTGTTGGTAATTTGTTCAACAATTAGTTTTTCAGTACCAGAACTTGAAGTTGCCCCAAAGTCAGTACCGCCATGTCCTGCATCAATAACAATATTGATTTGCGGGGTCTTTTTAGGAATTGGTTTTACAAATGCGAAAGAAACTAAGGTAGCACAAGCTAGAAATAATGGAATTGATTTTCTCATCTGGTTTTGATTTAAGGGGTTATGCAATATAAACTTACAAAAAAATAATTTATTGTCTGGGTTGAAATTAATTTTGAACAAGGAACAGTAAATAAGTAGTTCCCAAAATGGATCCAATATTTAAAAAAAAATGCCACAAATTCATAGAGTTTACTCTTTAAATTTGTGGCAAAATTGTAATAGATTTTTTTAATTTTCTGGCAGTTGGATTACTTACAAGATTAGAAATTTTTTTTTTTATTCCAATGCTTTTAAAAGGCCTTCTGGTGCTTTCTCCAGATACATTTGGTTTTGTATTCCTTTGATTGATTTTGTATCGTTAACAAACTCAAATTCCTTACTGGTATTTTGTTTCAACATTCTGGTTGTTCCTGTTATTTTTCCAATTGCGGTACTCAATAAAGGTTCAGAAGGATCGCCAAGAACGCTATAGGTGCTAATTGTTTCTTTTAATAAATAATCAGGTTGCAATCCATTAAAATAATCTCCAAAACCAGTTGAGTTCACAATTTTTAAAACAATAGGCTGCATAGCATATCTGTGAGTTGGATTTCTGTTTTCTGATCCAAAAGTAGGGGAATCATATAATGTAACTGATCCTACATTTTTTCCTACCGTTACGTCACCAATTTGTACTACAGTAATGTGTGGTTTTAATCCATTAATAACTAATTCACTTGCTGATGCAGTACTTTGAGTAGTCAATATATAAACTTTAGTTAAGTTCAAACTATTTATTGAAGTGGTTCCAATTTTGTCTGTAAAACTGTTGATTAGTGCTGCTGGATTTTCAGCTTCGAAATAAGCATTGATTTTGGCGTTCCATTGTTGCTTAGCAAATACCTGTCCTGTGAATTGCCCTGTAATCATACTCGCTAATCGGGTAGCAGTTTGTACAGAACCACCTCCGTTATAACGTAAATCTAAAACTAAATCCGTAACTCCTTGAGATTTTAACGAAGCAAATGCTTCATTTAATTGAGTATCATAATTAGCATAAAAACCATTGTACATTAAATAGCCTATTTTATGAGAGCCAGAAGTAATTACTTTGTTGATTAAAATTGGATTTTCAGACAAAACGGTTTTCGTTAATGCTACTGATTTTCCATTGGCAACAATAGTTGTACCATTAAAATCAGCTAGGTTTAAGGTGTAATTTTCGTTGGAACCAAATAAAAGAGCCTCGTAATTACTCAAAGTAAGTTGGGTTCCATTTACGGCAGTAAAAAAATCACCACGCTTTATGTCTTTCGTAGATGCATCAGAATTGGCAATGATATAACGTACGTAACCAAATACTTCAGTAGTACTTCCAGGTTTTCTGCTTAAACCAAAATCGACACCATTATTTTTCGTAGTGCCTTGAAGTGTTCCTTCTAGTTCTAAATAATCGTCTACAATCCAACTGAATCGATCGATGGTTTTATCTACTCTAAGTGCGTCAAATAACTCTTCAGGAACTGGGTATCCTTTTAGGAACGTATTTAATTCAGCTTGGTCTGCAAATCGATCATCTCCTAAATTTGGGACATCTGCCTGCCATAAGTAATATTGATTCATTCCTTTCCAAATAAAATCTTGAATATCTAAACTTGCCGGTGGTGCAACATCATCATTGTCTTGGCAGCTT
Proteins encoded:
- a CDS encoding TonB-dependent receptor plug domain-containing protein; the encoded protein is MNKKIVRISALCVLITSCAFAQQSEAISSQDELKEVVVSDSKFALAKEKSGKVITKITAQDLKNKAGQNLANILSAVAGLEINGNQSAAGKNLGYYIRGGKNNQVLILIDGIPVNDASGISFEYDLRLLPIDQVESIEIMKGAASTLYGSGAATGVISITLKKSGKKAIQGNAYVNVGTNNTATSDKTSAQSYNQGFSVNGKGNKVNYFASLSSTEIMGMSQIAPLTPTDKYEEDDFSRINYLAKVGYLVSDKLKLDFFGNYDKVSTDYDASFDNTGFNDTDLNTTMSEQFRFGFLPKYKYAKGEFNLNSSFNKIVRTYNDFDFYSNKPGFSQYESRSVNLDGFNKYEVTERFFFVAGTHYQFHDMNSVTPYGGILKEATKFNMIDPYITGVFTSDLGLNLNAGARLNIHSQYGNQLVYNLNPSFDFQTIPLKILASYSTAFVTPSLYQLYSEYGNADLTPEKNRTIEVGFETQFLDKKLKLNTVAFHREQTNFIGFYFDPVTFDSNYINIDGLSKAKGVETEISFALSANINWNSNYTFTQVDSALDRLIPKHKVNSALGFQINSRLFWGVDYQYVANRNDAFYDGNTFATKKIVLGSYQLVNTSVRYELVKNRLSIFGAVSNILNADFVENVGYNTLGRNFKLGLNFIL
- a CDS encoding N-acetylmuramoyl-L-alanine amidase family protein — its product is MRKSIPLFLACATLVSFAFVKPIPKKTPQINIVIDAGHGGTDFGATSSSGTEKLIVEQITNKIKFLNKNENVVIHLTRNEDKYLSLSDRAAIINTIKPDLVLSLHVNQSANVAKSGMEFYVANESVVSEKSVLIANALRTKFMQNNTVPSSEVKKAPFFILKKSTAPAIVVELGYLSNLSDRAYLMNDKEQDKIAATIISFVSELK
- a CDS encoding S41 family peptidase; this translates as MRTPFKFTLLLFIAVFAFQSCQDNDDVAPPASLDIQDFIWKGMNQYYLWQADVPNLGDDRFADQAELNTFLKGYPVPEELFDALRVDKTIDRFSWIVDDYLELEGTLQGTTKNNGVDFGLSRKPGSTTEVFGYVRYIIANSDASTKDIKRGDFFTAVNGTQLTLSNYEALLFGSNENYTLNLADFNGTTIVANGKSVALTKTVLSENPILINKVITSGSHKIGYLMYNGFYANYDTQLNEAFASLKSQGVTDLVLDLRYNGGGSVQTATRLASMITGQFTGQVFAKQQWNAKINAYFEAENPAALINSFTDKIGTTSINSLNLTKVYILTTQSTASASELVINGLKPHITVVQIGDVTVGKNVGSVTLYDSPTFGSENRNPTHRYAMQPIVLKIVNSTGFGDYFNGLQPDYLLKETISTYSVLGDPSEPLLSTAIGKITGTTRMLKQNTSKEFEFVNDTKSIKGIQNQMYLEKAPEGLLKALE